In Hasllibacter sp. MH4015, the following proteins share a genomic window:
- a CDS encoding DUF427 domain-containing protein produces the protein MADHIKIRKASGTWVVRASGAVLGESTNALELAEGSYPPVIYFPRDDIAMSFLERTDSTTRCPHKGTATYFTVSGPDGDIVDAAWSYEEPFDQVSEIAGHLAFYADRVAVEKL, from the coding sequence ATGGCCGACCATATCAAGATCCGCAAGGCATCCGGGACCTGGGTGGTTCGCGCAAGCGGTGCGGTTCTGGGCGAAAGTACCAATGCGCTGGAACTGGCCGAAGGGTCCTATCCCCCCGTTATCTATTTCCCCCGCGACGATATCGCCATGTCGTTCCTTGAGCGGACCGACAGCACGACGCGCTGCCCCCACAAGGGCACGGCAACCTATTTCACGGTCTCCGGCCCCGATGGGGACATCGTCGACGCGGCCTGGAGCTACGAGGAGCCGTTCGATCAGGTGTCAGAGATCGCGGGGCATCTGGCATTCTATGCCGACCGTGTCGCGGTGGAGAAGCTCTGA
- a CDS encoding aminopeptidase P family protein: MFQTFTASTRPEDGIGRLAALRDHLGAEGLSGFLVPRADAHQGEYVAPCDARLAWLTGFTGSAGFAAILPEVAGVFVDGRYRVQVKAQIADVFTPVDWPEVKLEDWLIEALPGGGVVGFDPWLHTGAEVARLEAALGPHQITLRPVDNAVDAIWTDRPGRPDAPALSYPEARAGRSSAEKRADVADLLQKDGQAAAVLSLPDSINWLLNIRGGDLSHLPVVQAFAIIGADASVQVFSDPAKFADLDLDDGVSVRNWAEFAAALATLSGPVRVDATTAPVAVSHILSDAGIEIDKAPDPCLLPKARKSAEEIAGTTEAHLRDGVAMARFLHWFEEAAPGGNLTEIDVARRLEAFRAETGALKDISFDTIAGAGPNGAIVHYRVTEDTNARVEPGQLFLIDSGAQYEDGTTDITRTLPVGDVGAEERECFTLVLKGMIAIHRARFPRGVAGAHLDALARAPLWATGRDYDHGTGHGVGVYLSVHEGPQRLARSGTVPLEPGMILSNEPGYYREGAFGIRIENLVHVVEAPEGADPHRDMLAFETLTFAPIDRRLIAPEMLGPEERAWLNAYHGEVRSKIEPRLRAQGHGATADWLNAACTEI; this comes from the coding sequence ATGTTCCAGACATTCACGGCAAGCACACGGCCCGAAGATGGAATAGGGCGGCTGGCGGCATTGCGCGATCACCTGGGTGCCGAAGGTCTGTCCGGCTTCCTCGTGCCGCGCGCGGATGCGCATCAGGGGGAATACGTGGCCCCGTGCGATGCGCGGCTGGCCTGGCTGACGGGGTTCACCGGATCGGCTGGATTCGCGGCGATCCTGCCGGAGGTGGCGGGGGTGTTCGTGGACGGGCGCTACCGCGTGCAGGTCAAGGCGCAGATCGCGGATGTGTTCACCCCGGTGGATTGGCCGGAGGTCAAGCTTGAGGATTGGCTGATCGAAGCGCTGCCTGGCGGTGGCGTGGTCGGATTCGATCCGTGGTTGCATACCGGCGCAGAGGTGGCGCGGCTGGAGGCGGCACTGGGTCCCCACCAGATCACCCTGCGCCCGGTCGACAATGCCGTGGACGCGATCTGGACCGACCGGCCCGGGCGGCCCGACGCGCCCGCCCTGTCCTATCCGGAGGCGCGCGCGGGCCGGTCGAGTGCCGAAAAACGCGCCGATGTGGCGGATTTGTTGCAAAAGGACGGTCAGGCGGCGGCGGTGCTGAGCCTGCCGGATTCGATCAATTGGCTCCTGAACATTCGCGGCGGTGATCTGTCCCATCTGCCAGTCGTGCAGGCCTTCGCAATCATCGGTGCCGACGCGTCGGTGCAAGTCTTCTCCGACCCCGCGAAATTCGCCGATTTAGACCTCGATGACGGGGTAAGTGTACGCAATTGGGCGGAGTTTGCTGCAGCGCTCGCCACCCTATCCGGTCCAGTGCGTGTGGATGCCACGACGGCCCCTGTGGCGGTGTCGCACATCCTGTCAGACGCGGGGATCGAAATCGACAAGGCCCCCGATCCCTGCTTGTTGCCCAAGGCGCGGAAATCGGCGGAAGAGATCGCGGGCACGACGGAAGCGCATCTGCGCGACGGCGTGGCCATGGCGCGCTTCCTGCATTGGTTCGAGGAGGCCGCACCCGGGGGCAATCTGACGGAAATCGACGTGGCCAGGCGATTGGAGGCGTTCCGGGCCGAAACCGGCGCGCTCAAGGATATCTCCTTCGACACGATCGCGGGCGCGGGGCCGAACGGGGCGATCGTGCATTACCGTGTGACGGAGGACACGAATGCGCGCGTCGAGCCGGGGCAATTGTTCCTGATCGACAGCGGCGCGCAATACGAGGACGGGACGACGGATATCACGCGGACCCTGCCCGTGGGCGATGTCGGCGCGGAGGAGCGGGAATGCTTCACCCTTGTGCTCAAGGGCATGATCGCCATCCACCGCGCGCGTTTCCCCCGTGGTGTTGCGGGCGCGCATCTGGATGCGCTGGCGCGCGCGCCCCTGTGGGCCACCGGACGCGACTATGATCACGGCACGGGCCACGGCGTGGGCGTTTATCTCAGCGTGCATGAGGGGCCGCAACGTCTGGCGCGGAGCGGGACCGTGCCACTGGAACCGGGCATGATCCTGTCCAATGAGCCCGGCTATTACCGGGAAGGTGCCTTCGGCATCCGGATCGAGAACCTGGTTCACGTGGTGGAGGCCCCGGAGGGTGCCGATCCGCACCGCGATATGCTGGCTTTCGAGACCCTGACATTCGCGCCCATCGACCGCCGTTTGATTGCGCCCGAAATGCTGGGGCCGGAGGAGCGGGCATGGCTCAACGCCTATCACGGGGAGGTGCGATCCAAGATCGAACCGCGCCTGCGCGCGCAGGGCCACGGGGCGACGGCCGATTGGCTGAACGCCGCGTGTACCGAGATCTGA
- a CDS encoding threonine/serine dehydratase: MTHPTPDPTPDAIAAAAPLIAPHIRATPILSLPKDTMGAAPVTLKLEHTQVTGSFKVRGAFFNMLTREVPDVGVVAASGGNHGAAVAHAASTLGHASRIFVPRLIAKDEKLRRMRDFGAEVVLTDGSVADCMAEYAAFAEKTGALSVHPYDTIPTLTGQGTLAREIEAQMDGVDTIIVSTGGGGLIGGVAAWCRDRIKVVSVETETTNTLERSLREGPEIDASPSGIAAGSLGGPRLGVQSYEVIRHFVDEAILVDDDATFAAARMLWETTRLIGEPGAAVAMAALTSGAYVPAPDERVCVVICGGNEVPGWFAP; this comes from the coding sequence ATGACGCATCCCACGCCCGACCCGACGCCAGACGCAATCGCCGCCGCCGCCCCCCTGATCGCGCCGCATATCCGCGCCACGCCGATCCTGTCCTTGCCAAAGGACACGATGGGGGCCGCGCCCGTCACGCTGAAACTGGAACACACGCAAGTCACTGGCTCCTTCAAAGTGCGCGGCGCGTTCTTCAACATGCTGACCCGCGAAGTTCCCGATGTGGGCGTCGTCGCGGCATCGGGCGGGAACCATGGCGCGGCAGTTGCCCATGCGGCCAGCACGTTGGGCCATGCCAGCCGCATCTTCGTGCCCAGGCTGATCGCCAAGGACGAAAAGCTGCGCCGGATGCGGGATTTCGGTGCGGAGGTGGTGCTGACCGATGGCTCCGTCGCCGATTGCATGGCCGAATATGCCGCCTTCGCCGAGAAAACCGGCGCCTTGTCCGTGCATCCCTACGACACGATCCCGACGCTGACGGGCCAAGGCACCCTGGCGCGCGAGATCGAGGCGCAGATGGACGGCGTAGATACGATCATCGTGTCCACTGGCGGCGGCGGGCTGATCGGCGGCGTCGCGGCCTGGTGCCGGGATCGGATCAAGGTCGTCTCGGTGGAGACGGAGACGACAAACACGCTCGAACGCTCCCTGCGCGAGGGGCCGGAGATCGACGCAAGCCCAAGCGGAATCGCCGCGGGATCGCTCGGCGGGCCACGGCTGGGTGTGCAATCCTACGAGGTGATCCGTCATTTCGTGGATGAAGCGATTCTCGTGGACGATGACGCCACCTTCGCCGCGGCCCGGATGTTGTGGGAGACAACGCGCCTGATCGGGGAGCCGGGCGCCGCCGTGGCCATGGCCGCCCTGACGTCTGGCGCCTATGTGCCCGCGCCGGACGAACGGGTCTGCGTCGTGATTTGCGGCGGCAACGAAGTGCCGGGATGGTTCGCACCATGA
- a CDS encoding fasciclin domain-containing protein, producing the protein MTTTRFTTTLAAATLLAGAAFADGHANPQVGGADMLAELNIVENAMNSPIHTTLVAAVSAAGLVETLSGEGPFTVFAPTDEAFAALPDGTVDTLLMEENLDQLTTILTCHVVGAEAFSDAIGGMIADDGGAHPVETLGGCTLTAEMDGEMITLTDEQGRVATVTVADVDQSNGVIHVIDAVLLPAM; encoded by the coding sequence ATGACGACCACACGTTTCACCACGACCCTTGCCGCCGCCACGCTTCTGGCCGGGGCTGCCTTTGCCGATGGCCACGCCAACCCGCAGGTCGGCGGCGCGGATATGCTGGCAGAGCTTAACATCGTCGAGAATGCGATGAACTCCCCGATCCACACCACGCTCGTCGCCGCCGTGTCGGCTGCCGGTCTTGTGGAGACCCTGTCCGGCGAGGGTCCGTTCACCGTCTTCGCGCCCACCGATGAGGCGTTCGCGGCCCTGCCCGATGGCACCGTCGATACGCTCCTGATGGAGGAAAACCTCGACCAACTGACCACGATCCTGACCTGCCATGTTGTCGGCGCAGAGGCGTTTTCGGACGCCATCGGTGGCATGATCGCCGACGACGGCGGTGCGCATCCGGTGGAGACCCTGGGCGGCTGCACCCTGACGGCTGAAATGGATGGCGAGATGATCACCCTGACCGATGAACAGGGCCGCGTCGCGACCGTCACGGTGGCCGATGTGGACCAATCGAACGGCGTGATCCACGTGATCGACGCCGTTCTTCTGCCCGCAATGTGA
- the cobS gene encoding cobaltochelatase subunit CobS, protein MADGSLNHDAKPTEEFSVRDVFGIDTDMKIKGFAEPTDRVPEIDPTYKFDPDTTLAILAGFGHNRRVMVQGYHGTGKSTHIEQVGARLNWPTVRVNLDSHISRIDLIGKDAIKLRDGKQVTEFHEGILPWALRNPVAIVFDEYDAGRADVMFVIQRVLEHDGKLTLMDQNEIITPNPNFRLFATANTVGLGDTTGLYHGTQQINQAQMDRWSLVATLNYLSHDAEVNIVLAKNPHYNTEGGRRTMNQMVTVADLTRTAFMNGELSTVMSPRTVINWAQNAEIFRDVGYAFRVSFLNKCDELERQTVAEFYQRCFDEELPESAASMSLG, encoded by the coding sequence ATGGCCGACGGCAGCTTGAACCACGACGCAAAGCCAACCGAGGAATTTTCGGTCCGTGATGTCTTCGGCATCGACACGGACATGAAGATCAAGGGCTTTGCCGAGCCGACCGACCGCGTGCCCGAGATTGACCCGACCTACAAATTCGACCCCGACACGACCCTCGCGATCCTGGCGGGCTTCGGCCATAACCGCCGTGTGATGGTGCAGGGTTATCACGGCACCGGCAAGTCGACCCATATCGAACAGGTCGGTGCACGGCTGAACTGGCCGACGGTGCGCGTGAACCTCGACAGCCATATCTCCCGGATCGACCTGATCGGCAAGGACGCGATCAAGCTGCGCGACGGCAAACAGGTCACGGAATTCCACGAAGGTATCCTGCCCTGGGCGCTGCGCAACCCCGTGGCCATCGTCTTCGACGAATACGATGCGGGCCGCGCGGATGTGATGTTCGTGATCCAGCGCGTGCTGGAACATGACGGCAAGCTGACCCTGATGGATCAAAACGAGATCATCACCCCGAACCCGAATTTCCGCCTGTTCGCCACCGCCAACACTGTTGGTCTGGGGGATACGACCGGCCTTTACCACGGCACCCAGCAGATCAACCAGGCGCAGATGGACCGGTGGAGCCTTGTGGCGACGCTGAACTACCTGTCCCACGATGCCGAGGTGAACATCGTTCTAGCCAAGAACCCGCATTACAATACCGAAGGCGGCCGCAGGACGATGAACCAGATGGTCACCGTGGCCGACCTGACCCGGACTGCCTTCATGAACGGCGAGCTGTCGACCGTCATGTCGCCACGGACCGTCATCAACTGGGCGCAGAACGCGGAAATCTTCCGCGACGTCGGCTATGCGTTCCGGGTGTCGTTCCTCAACAAATGCGACGAGTTGGAGCGGCAGACCGTGGCAGAATTCTACCAGCGCTGCTTTGACGAGGAATTGCCCGAAAGTGCCGCCTCGATGAGCCTTGGCTGA
- a CDS encoding sigma-70 family RNA polymerase sigma factor, whose product MDPLAELEDLMARVQVRDRAAFSALYAATSAKLFGVICRVLKDRAAAEEVLQEVYVKIWNKADRYAVTGHSPMSWLITIARNSAIDRLRARGPVTQDVDRIYDLAAPGPTPEQSAVAGDEARRIVACLEELAPDRADAVRGVYLDGQSYQDLAERHSVPLNTMKTWLRRSLISLKECLAR is encoded by the coding sequence ATGGACCCCTTGGCAGAGCTTGAAGACCTGATGGCCCGCGTGCAGGTGCGCGACCGGGCCGCGTTTTCCGCACTCTATGCCGCGACCTCGGCGAAACTATTCGGGGTGATTTGCCGTGTTCTGAAGGACAGGGCGGCGGCGGAAGAGGTGTTGCAAGAGGTCTATGTGAAGATCTGGAACAAGGCGGACCGATATGCCGTGACGGGGCACAGCCCGATGTCATGGCTGATCACCATTGCGCGCAACAGCGCCATTGACCGATTGCGTGCCCGCGGGCCGGTGACACAGGATGTGGACAGGATCTACGACCTCGCGGCCCCCGGCCCGACGCCGGAGCAATCGGCGGTCGCGGGGGATGAGGCGCGCCGGATCGTGGCCTGCCTGGAGGAGCTGGCGCCCGACCGCGCCGATGCGGTGCGCGGTGTCTACCTTGACGGCCAGTCCTACCAGGATCTGGCGGAGCGTCATTCAGTGCCGCTCAATACAATGAAAACCTGGCTGCGGCGCAGCCTGATCAGTCTCAAGGAGTGTTTGGCGCGATGA
- the cobT gene encoding cobaltochelatase subunit CobT — protein sequence MSKFNPSDNPADPFKKALAEATRVMADDPDLAVTYTVDPPGLSGDSVRLPQVSRRMTRDEVLLARGTADALALRHKYHDTGTAARYAPQGAMARDLMDAMETARCEAMGARDMPGTAGNIDAKIGHEARRKGYGEVRDRADVALATAAGYLIRHLATGRDMPAEAGNVMELWRGFIEDRCDGTLEDLQNVLNDQTRFAKFARQLIDDLGYGDQLGDDPDDIDDQADEDAGEDQEEDQPDSTGEDDNDEEEAEASPERSQEEQQDASQAQVEMDDNGDMEEAEEQELPDGEAPLEPPPPAPHSEADPDYVVFSTENDEEILAEDLAEAQELERLRAYLDQQLEPLKGAVSRLANKLQRRLQAQQNRSWEFDREEGILDAGRLARVVANPTTPLSFKVEHDTEFRDTVVTLLLDNSGSMRGRPISIAAICADVLARTLERCGVKVEILGFTTRAWKGGKAREEWLGQGRPQQPGRLNDLRHIVYKPADAPWRRVRDNLGLMMKEGLLKENIDGEALEWAHRRMVNRHEARKILMVISDGAPVDDSTLSVNPANYLEKHLRDVIAMVEKRRAVELLAIGIGHDVTRYYERAVTITDAEQLAGAITEQLASLFDTDPRARARVMGMKRAS from the coding sequence ATGAGCAAGTTCAATCCGTCAGACAATCCTGCCGATCCGTTCAAGAAGGCGCTGGCCGAAGCGACCCGCGTGATGGCCGACGATCCGGACCTGGCCGTCACCTATACCGTCGATCCGCCGGGTCTGTCGGGCGACAGCGTGCGCCTGCCACAGGTCAGCCGTCGCATGACCCGTGACGAGGTTCTGCTTGCGCGCGGCACCGCAGATGCGCTGGCCCTGCGTCACAAGTACCACGATACCGGCACGGCCGCGCGCTACGCGCCGCAAGGTGCCATGGCCCGCGACCTGATGGACGCGATGGAAACCGCCCGGTGCGAGGCGATGGGCGCGCGCGACATGCCGGGCACGGCGGGCAACATAGACGCCAAGATCGGGCATGAGGCCCGGCGCAAGGGCTATGGCGAAGTGCGCGACCGAGCCGATGTGGCGCTGGCTACGGCGGCGGGCTACCTGATCCGTCATCTGGCAACCGGCCGGGATATGCCGGCTGAGGCGGGCAATGTCATGGAGCTGTGGCGCGGCTTCATCGAAGATCGCTGCGACGGCACGCTGGAAGACTTGCAGAATGTCCTGAACGACCAGACCCGGTTCGCCAAGTTCGCGCGCCAGCTGATCGACGATCTGGGTTACGGCGACCAACTGGGCGACGACCCCGACGATATCGACGATCAGGCCGATGAGGATGCGGGCGAGGATCAGGAAGAGGATCAGCCCGACAGCACCGGCGAGGACGACAACGACGAGGAGGAGGCCGAGGCCTCCCCCGAGCGGTCGCAGGAGGAGCAGCAAGATGCCTCCCAGGCGCAGGTCGAGATGGACGACAACGGCGACATGGAGGAGGCCGAAGAGCAGGAGCTGCCCGACGGCGAAGCCCCCCTTGAGCCGCCGCCCCCCGCCCCGCATTCCGAGGCCGATCCCGACTATGTCGTCTTCTCCACCGAGAATGACGAGGAGATCCTGGCCGAGGACTTGGCTGAGGCGCAGGAACTTGAACGCCTGCGCGCCTATCTCGATCAGCAATTGGAGCCCCTGAAAGGGGCCGTGTCGCGGCTGGCCAACAAGTTGCAGCGCCGCTTGCAGGCGCAGCAGAACCGGTCATGGGAATTCGACCGGGAGGAGGGCATCCTCGACGCCGGACGCCTGGCGCGCGTGGTGGCCAACCCGACCACGCCGCTGAGCTTCAAGGTCGAGCATGACACCGAGTTCCGGGACACGGTCGTGACACTGCTGCTGGACAATTCCGGTTCCATGCGCGGGCGGCCAATCTCCATTGCCGCGATCTGCGCCGATGTTCTGGCGCGCACGCTGGAACGCTGCGGTGTAAAGGTGGAAATCCTGGGCTTCACCACGCGGGCCTGGAAAGGCGGCAAGGCGCGGGAGGAATGGCTGGGACAAGGTCGCCCGCAACAGCCCGGGCGCCTGAACGATCTGCGCCACATCGTCTACAAACCCGCCGACGCGCCGTGGCGACGGGTGCGCGACAATCTGGGCCTGATGATGAAAGAGGGCCTTCTGAAGGAAAACATCGACGGCGAGGCGCTGGAATGGGCGCATCGGCGGATGGTGAACCGGCACGAGGCGCGCAAGATCCTGATGGTGATCTCCGACGGTGCGCCGGTGGACGACAGCACGCTGAGCGTGAACCCGGCCAATTACCTTGAAAAACACCTGCGTGATGTGATCGCAATGGTGGAGAAGCGCCGTGCGGTCGAGCTGTTGGCCATCGGGATCGGCCACGACGTGACCCGTTACTACGAGCGCGCGGTCACGATCACGGATGCGGAGCAGCTTGCCGGTGCGATCACCGAGCAATTGGCGAGCCTGTTCGACACCGACCCAAGGGCACGGGCGCGCGTGATGGGTATGAAACGCGCCAGCTGA
- a CDS encoding glycine--tRNA ligase subunit alpha, with amino-acid sequence MADLIKPRSFQEIILRLQAYWAEKGCAVMQPYDMEVGAGTFHPATTLRSLGSNPWAAAYVQPSRRPTDGRYGENPNRLQHYYQYQVIIKPSPPDLQDLYLGSLRAIGIDTDIHDIRFVEDDWESPTLGAWGLGWEVWCDGMEVSQFTYFQQVGGHDCHPVSGELTYGLERLAMYVLEIDHVMDMPYNDPDAPIALSYGDVFRQTEEEYSRHNFDAATTETLLRHFEDAEAECKQLLDRPAIDPKTGKHIIMVHPAYDQAIKASHLFNLLDARGVISVTERQAYIGRVRALTKMCADAFVQTGAGGADAA; translated from the coding sequence ATGGCCGACCTGATCAAACCCCGTTCCTTCCAGGAGATTATCCTGCGTCTTCAGGCCTACTGGGCCGAAAAGGGCTGCGCGGTGATGCAACCCTACGATATGGAGGTCGGCGCGGGCACGTTTCACCCGGCCACGACCCTGCGCTCCCTCGGCTCCAACCCGTGGGCCGCGGCCTACGTGCAGCCCTCGCGCCGCCCAACCGACGGGCGCTACGGCGAGAACCCGAACCGCTTGCAGCACTACTACCAATACCAGGTCATCATCAAACCCTCCCCGCCGGACCTTCAGGACCTCTATCTCGGCTCCCTGAGGGCCATCGGCATCGACACCGACATCCACGATATCCGCTTCGTAGAGGATGATTGGGAAAGCCCCACCCTCGGCGCCTGGGGACTGGGGTGGGAGGTCTGGTGCGACGGCATGGAAGTCAGCCAATTCACCTACTTCCAGCAGGTTGGCGGCCATGATTGCCACCCGGTCTCGGGGGAGCTGACCTATGGCCTCGAACGGCTGGCCATGTACGTGCTCGAAATCGACCATGTCATGGACATGCCCTACAACGACCCCGACGCGCCCATCGCGCTCAGTTACGGCGATGTCTTCCGCCAGACGGAGGAGGAATATTCCCGCCACAACTTCGATGCTGCAACCACCGAAACCCTCCTCAGGCATTTCGAAGATGCGGAGGCGGAGTGCAAGCAATTGCTGGACCGACCCGCGATCGACCCCAAGACCGGCAAGCACATCATCATGGTGCATCCGGCCTATGACCAGGCGATCAAGGCCTCGCACCTGTTCAACCTTCTGGATGCGCGCGGCGTGATCTCCGTCACCGAACGGCAGGCCTATATCGGGCGGGTCCGGGCGCTCACCAA
- a CDS encoding serine protease, whose amino-acid sequence MQYLRSALALAFLAVATLGITGTAEAQERVWVQIEAHPNLATAEARVRAYSQLVQNVNGFRATTGLYAVALGPYDPATGQQVLRELLGQGLIPRDSFLEDGDLYATQFFPVGTNTLQGGGVAEVDETASETATEVAEEAPQLVEIPDETVQQARQSEAQLTREERDALQIALQWFGFYTGGIDGAFGPGTRGSMQAYQESRGMEPTGILTTRQRAQLLSEYQGELAALGMQNVLDQRAGIQIDLPMAMVEFGSYNFPFAQYEERNDSGVRVMLISQPGDRATLFGLYEIMQTLDIVPLEGARERGSDSFVLTGQSASLRSHTEARLVGGAVKGFTLIWEPSADEQMARVLPMMQASFAAVDGTLDPAAVPEGLDESVDMVSGLTVRRPDLVRTGFFLDGQGTVLTTTEVVGQCEQILIDNAYEAEVAFRDDALGVAVLRPSQALAPLGFARLSANPGRLRSDIAVAGYPFGGALSAASTTFGSLADLRGVNGEESVQRLDVATAETEAGGPVMDLTGNVIGMVLPGTVEGRQLPNEVTLALRADQLIAILEGAGVVVTQAEPAGALNRENLSREAADMTVRISCWN is encoded by the coding sequence ATGCAGTATTTGCGCAGCGCGCTTGCGCTTGCTTTCCTTGCGGTGGCGACACTGGGGATTACGGGAACCGCCGAGGCGCAGGAGCGTGTGTGGGTCCAGATCGAGGCGCATCCGAACCTCGCCACCGCCGAGGCCCGCGTGCGCGCCTATTCGCAACTGGTGCAAAACGTGAACGGCTTCCGCGCGACGACGGGTCTTTATGCTGTGGCCCTTGGTCCCTACGACCCGGCGACCGGTCAACAGGTGCTGCGCGAGCTTCTGGGTCAGGGCCTGATCCCGCGCGACAGTTTCCTTGAGGACGGCGACCTTTACGCCACGCAATTCTTCCCCGTCGGCACCAACACGCTGCAAGGCGGCGGCGTGGCCGAGGTCGATGAAACGGCATCGGAAACCGCAACGGAAGTGGCGGAGGAAGCACCGCAGCTCGTGGAAATCCCCGACGAGACGGTGCAGCAGGCCCGCCAGTCTGAAGCGCAGCTGACGCGCGAGGAACGCGACGCGCTGCAAATCGCGCTGCAATGGTTCGGGTTCTATACCGGCGGCATCGACGGCGCGTTCGGCCCCGGCACGCGCGGGTCCATGCAGGCCTACCAGGAAAGCCGCGGGATGGAGCCCACGGGCATCCTGACCACGCGCCAGCGCGCGCAATTGCTGAGCGAGTATCAGGGCGAATTGGCCGCGTTGGGGATGCAGAACGTGCTGGACCAGCGGGCGGGCATCCAGATCGACCTGCCGATGGCGATGGTCGAATTCGGGTCCTACAACTTCCCCTTCGCGCAATATGAAGAGCGCAACGACAGCGGTGTGCGGGTGATGCTGATCAGCCAGCCCGGCGATCGCGCGACACTCTTCGGTCTGTACGAGATCATGCAGACGCTCGACATCGTGCCCTTGGAAGGCGCCCGCGAGCGCGGGAGTGACAGCTTCGTTCTGACCGGGCAATCGGCCAGCCTGCGTTCCCACACCGAGGCGCGCCTCGTGGGTGGGGCCGTGAAGGGATTCACCTTGATCTGGGAGCCGTCGGCGGATGAGCAGATGGCCCGCGTGCTGCCGATGATGCAGGCAAGCTTCGCGGCCGTGGACGGAACGCTCGATCCGGCCGCCGTGCCGGAGGGGCTGGACGAGTCGGTCGACATGGTGTCGGGGCTGACCGTGCGCCGTCCCGATCTGGTCCGCACAGGCTTCTTCCTCGATGGGCAGGGTACGGTTCTGACCACGACGGAAGTGGTGGGTCAGTGCGAACAGATCCTGATCGACAATGCCTATGAGGCGGAGGTCGCGTTCCGCGATGACGCGCTTGGCGTGGCCGTCCTGCGCCCGTCCCAGGCGCTTGCTCCGCTTGGCTTTGCCCGCCTCTCCGCCAATCCCGGTCGCCTGCGCTCCGACATCGCAGTTGCCGGGTATCCGTTCGGCGGAGCCCTTTCCGCGGCATCGACCACCTTCGGCAGCCTCGCGGATCTGCGCGGAGTGAACGGCGAGGAAAGCGTGCAGCGCCTGGATGTGGCCACGGCCGAGACCGAGGCCGGCGGCCCGGTCATGGACCTGACGGGCAATGTGATCGGCATGGTTCTGCCCGGCACGGTCGAGGGGCGGCAATTGCCGAACGAAGTGACACTGGCACTGCGCGCGGACCAATTGATCGCGATCCTTGAAGGTGCGGGCGTTGTCGTCACCCAGGCGGAGCCTGCGGGCGCATTGAATCGCGAGAACCTGAGCCGGGAAGCCGCCGACATGACGGTTCGGATCAGCTGCTGGAACTAA
- a CDS encoding anti-sigma factor domain-containing protein, with protein MSGGADIDPDRDAEAAEYALGLLEPEARAAFETRLAADPALRAEVTAWEAHFAAMAETEVTPVPPPVRAKARIDAALFGATGQGAQPGGLWHRIAFWRGLGLAGIAASAVLALLLLVPTAPTQPDRFAVQLLPADSEQSFLALVGPDLTTLTINRVDGIAAEGRAQEVWAILGDNAPVSLGLLGPDGRADLVLPEALRPLIADLVIAVSDEPPGGSPTGAPTGAVLAAGGVVSL; from the coding sequence ATGAGCGGCGGCGCGGATATCGACCCGGACCGGGATGCGGAGGCGGCGGAATACGCGCTTGGCCTGCTGGAGCCCGAGGCGCGCGCCGCGTTCGAGACCCGGTTGGCGGCAGACCCCGCCCTGCGTGCCGAGGTCACGGCCTGGGAGGCGCATTTCGCCGCCATGGCCGAGACTGAAGTGACGCCGGTTCCGCCCCCCGTCCGCGCCAAGGCACGGATTGACGCCGCACTTTTCGGGGCGACGGGCCAGGGCGCGCAGCCCGGCGGGTTGTGGCACCGGATCGCCTTCTGGCGCGGCCTTGGCCTGGCCGGTATCGCGGCGTCCGCCGTGCTCGCGCTGCTGCTTCTGGTCCCCACTGCACCGACCCAGCCGGACCGCTTCGCCGTCCAACTCCTGCCCGCCGACAGTGAGCAGAGCTTCCTTGCCCTCGTGGGGCCGGACCTCACCACCTTGACCATCAACCGCGTGGACGGCATCGCGGCGGAGGGTCGGGCGCAGGAAGTCTGGGCCATTCTCGGGGACAATGCGCCGGTCTCCCTCGGCCTTCTGGGGCCCGACGGACGTGCGGATCTGGTCCTGCCCGAAGCGTTGCGCCCGCTGATCGCCGATCTGGTCATCGCCGTCAGTGACGAGCCGCCCGGCGGCTCCCCCACCGGCGCACCCACGGGCGCGGTTCTGGCCGCGGGCGGCGTGGTGTCACTGTAG